A portion of the Marinobacter alexandrii genome contains these proteins:
- a CDS encoding protein-tyrosine-phosphatase has translation MYQNIKNYISSLDFSLEGSRKHILNELASYILQNENPKLNFICTHNSRRSHLSQVWAQVFAHYFGIEAATYSGGTEATAFHPNAVAALRRAGLEITDGEGINPKYTVEFAEGVKPMICFSKTFDDAINPQKDFAAVMTCSEADSDCPFVHGASKRIKLFYEDPKVSDGTSDELKTYDKRCAQIASEMKYVFSLIK, from the coding sequence ATGTATCAAAATATAAAAAACTATATCTCATCACTGGATTTTTCTTTAGAAGGTTCACGCAAGCACATTCTCAATGAATTGGCTTCATACATCCTACAAAATGAAAACCCTAAGCTCAATTTCATTTGTACACACAACTCCAGAAGGAGTCATTTGAGTCAGGTTTGGGCTCAGGTATTTGCACATTATTTTGGGATTGAAGCTGCTACCTATTCAGGAGGAACAGAAGCAACCGCTTTTCATCCCAATGCGGTAGCGGCACTTCGCAGAGCAGGATTAGAAATCACAGATGGTGAGGGCATCAATCCAAAGTATACCGTTGAATTTGCAGAGGGTGTAAAGCCAATGATTTGTTTCTCCAAAACCTTTGATGATGCAATCAATCCGCAGAAAGACTTTGCAGCTGTAATGACCTGCTCGGAAGCTGATTCAGATTGTCCATTCGTTCACGGAGCAAGCAAGCGAATCAAGCTTTTTTATGAAGATCCGAAGGTTTCGGATGGTACATCTGACGAGTTGAAAACGTACGATAAACGATGCGCGCAAATCGCCAGTGAAATGAAGTATGTTTTTTCGTTAATTAAATAA
- a CDS encoding NAD(P)/FAD-dependent oxidoreductase, which translates to MPIPAHLSLAIPDVDLPRIIIVGGGFGGLNLAKELRKTEAQVVLLDKNNFHTFQPLLYQVATAGLEPDSIARPLRKSLEGSPNHFFRMVKVTGISSERNEVVTSIGNLSYDYLILANGSVTNYFNKKDFRPKVLPLKRIVHALDARSHILQNFEQAVMTKDQNELEKMMNIVVVGGGPTGVEVSGALAELKRFILPKDYPDLDFSQMNIHLIEGSARLLNGMSDFAGKEALNYMKKMGIDVQLSTFVEDYDGDTVTLNSGKIETATVVWSAGVRGNVVEGLEESSVERSRILVDEFSRVKGTENVFAIGDVAMMQSEEFPNGHPMVAPVAMQQGRHLAKNLKKILKKEETEGFKYLDKGSMATIGKNKAVVDMPNGMHFKGFFAWLIWMFVHIMYLIGFRNKLITLNNWVWSYITYDKGSRLIIRTFNRKFMRRSTAINKN; encoded by the coding sequence ATGCCAATTCCAGCTCACCTTTCCCTCGCTATTCCAGATGTTGACTTACCCCGAATTATTATTGTAGGAGGAGGTTTTGGCGGACTCAATTTGGCTAAGGAGTTGAGGAAGACTGAAGCTCAGGTAGTGCTTCTGGACAAAAACAACTTTCATACCTTTCAGCCACTACTTTATCAAGTAGCTACAGCCGGACTTGAACCTGATTCTATCGCAAGGCCTCTTAGAAAATCTTTGGAAGGAAGTCCAAATCACTTTTTTCGTATGGTGAAAGTGACTGGAATCTCTTCAGAGAGAAATGAAGTGGTGACAAGTATTGGTAATTTATCCTATGATTACCTGATTCTTGCAAATGGCTCAGTGACCAATTACTTCAATAAGAAAGACTTTCGTCCGAAAGTGTTACCACTAAAACGCATTGTTCACGCACTAGATGCCAGAAGTCATATTCTCCAAAATTTTGAGCAAGCTGTGATGACAAAAGATCAGAATGAGCTAGAAAAAATGATGAATATAGTAGTAGTAGGTGGAGGACCGACAGGGGTAGAAGTAAGTGGTGCGCTGGCTGAACTGAAGCGCTTTATACTTCCTAAAGACTATCCTGATCTGGATTTCTCACAAATGAACATCCACCTGATTGAGGGGTCTGCTCGTTTGCTCAATGGAATGAGTGATTTTGCAGGAAAAGAGGCACTGAACTACATGAAGAAGATGGGGATTGATGTTCAATTGAGCACCTTCGTGGAAGACTATGACGGAGATACAGTCACACTCAATAGTGGAAAAATTGAAACTGCAACAGTGGTTTGGTCAGCAGGGGTAAGAGGGAATGTAGTTGAAGGCTTAGAAGAGTCATCCGTTGAGCGAAGTAGAATATTGGTGGATGAATTTAGTCGGGTGAAAGGAACCGAAAATGTATTCGCTATTGGAGATGTAGCGATGATGCAAAGTGAAGAATTTCCAAATGGTCACCCGATGGTAGCGCCTGTGGCGATGCAGCAAGGGAGACATCTCGCGAAGAACTTGAAAAAAATTCTTAAAAAGGAAGAAACTGAGGGCTTCAAATATTTAGATAAAGGTTCAATGGCTACAATAGGTAAGAACAAAGCAGTAGTAGATATGCCCAATGGCATGCACTTCAAAGGATTCTTTGCTTGGCTGATCTGGATGTTTGTTCACATCATGTACTTGATAGGATTCAGAAATAAACTCATCACATTAAACAATTGGGTTTGGAGTTATATCACCTATGACAAAGGCTCTAGACTTATCATTCGAACGTTCAATAGGAAATTCATGCGGAGGTCTACGGCTATTAACAAGAATTAA
- a CDS encoding MoxR family ATPase gives MEEQVLDKDHQKEHQDKIQKVISEVGKVVIGQEYMVNRLLVGLFTQGHILLEGVPGLAKTLTVNALADVLHLDFQRIQFTPDLLPADLVGTMIYNQQKAEFEVKKGPIFANLILADEINRSPAKVQSALLEAMQEKTVSIGETTYKLDRPFLVMATQNPIDQEGTYPLPEAQVDRFMLKVHIDYLSKEDEMEVMRRISNMSFNPQLETVLSKEDIFSIRNEINQVTISESIEKYIIELVFATRNPLDYKLNDEAQYIQFGASPRASINLNLAAKAIAFFNQRDYVLPEDVKEIADDVLNHRILLNYEAEADEVTTHDIIKSLLSKVDINK, from the coding sequence ATGGAAGAGCAAGTACTAGATAAGGACCATCAAAAAGAGCATCAGGATAAAATCCAAAAGGTCATTTCTGAAGTAGGCAAAGTGGTGATTGGCCAAGAGTACATGGTCAATAGACTATTAGTTGGACTTTTCACTCAAGGACATATTCTGTTAGAAGGTGTGCCCGGTCTTGCAAAGACATTAACAGTGAACGCATTGGCAGATGTACTTCACTTGGATTTTCAGCGTATTCAATTTACGCCCGATTTGCTTCCGGCAGATTTAGTAGGTACCATGATCTACAATCAGCAAAAGGCGGAGTTTGAAGTGAAGAAAGGACCGATCTTCGCTAATCTAATCTTGGCGGATGAGATAAATAGATCCCCAGCCAAGGTACAGTCTGCTCTATTGGAAGCGATGCAAGAAAAAACGGTTTCCATTGGCGAAACAACGTACAAGCTCGATCGACCTTTCCTGGTAATGGCCACCCAAAACCCGATTGATCAGGAAGGGACCTACCCACTTCCAGAAGCACAAGTAGATCGATTCATGCTCAAAGTACATATTGATTACTTAAGCAAGGAAGATGAAATGGAAGTGATGCGTCGAATCTCTAACATGAGCTTTAACCCACAGCTAGAGACAGTATTGTCAAAAGAAGATATTTTCTCCATTAGAAATGAAATCAATCAAGTGACCATTTCTGAATCAATAGAGAAATATATTATCGAGTTGGTGTTTGCTACTAGGAATCCTCTGGACTACAAGTTGAATGATGAAGCACAGTACATTCAATTCGGCGCTTCTCCAAGAGCATCTATCAATCTGAACCTTGCCGCAAAGGCCATTGCCTTTTTCAATCAGCGCGATTACGTGCTTCCAGAAGATGTGAAAGAAATTGCTGATGATGTGCTCAACCACAGAATCTTACTCAACTATGAAGCAGAGGCAGATGAGGTAACTACACATGACATCATTAAATCTCTTCTATCAAAGGTGGACATCAATAAGTAG